One region of Chitinophaga varians genomic DNA includes:
- a CDS encoding ABC transporter permease yields the protein MKVLRFILKKEFRQIFRDKTILAMMLVMPTVQLIILPLAMNFDVKHVNLAVVDNDHSTWSQQLINKIGASGYFRIIAAAPSFREALGYIEREQADVVLEIPPGFERNLVRENEQHIGVSVDAINGTKAALGGSYLLTVIADFNQHVRLNEGGKFVPGKGMNIGITYSNWYNPLAEYRFYVVPAVMVLLLTLIAGFLSALNIVREKEMGTIEQINVTPIKKWQFILGKLVPFWVMGLVVFTLALTVERVVYGIWPVGSFALLYLFAAVYLVALLGFGLLVSTYTDSQLQAMFVAFFFVMIFMLMSGLFTAVDSMPGWAQDIAALTPVTHFVKVVRMIVLKGSTFADVQKEFLYLVGFAVVLNSWAIWNYRKTS from the coding sequence GCAGCTGATCATCCTGCCACTGGCCATGAACTTCGATGTGAAGCATGTGAACCTCGCGGTGGTGGATAACGATCACAGTACCTGGTCGCAACAGCTGATCAACAAAATAGGAGCTTCAGGTTATTTCCGGATTATAGCGGCGGCGCCTTCTTTCCGTGAGGCGCTGGGATATATTGAAAGGGAACAGGCCGACGTGGTGCTGGAGATTCCGCCGGGATTTGAGCGTAACCTGGTGCGGGAAAACGAACAGCATATAGGCGTGTCCGTTGACGCGATCAATGGCACCAAGGCCGCGCTGGGAGGTAGTTACCTGTTGACCGTTATCGCTGATTTTAACCAGCATGTCCGGTTGAACGAAGGTGGAAAATTTGTTCCCGGCAAAGGCATGAACATCGGTATTACGTATTCCAACTGGTACAACCCTCTGGCCGAATACCGCTTCTACGTGGTGCCTGCGGTGATGGTGCTGTTGCTGACGCTGATCGCCGGTTTTCTCTCTGCGTTGAATATTGTGCGGGAGAAGGAGATGGGAACGATTGAGCAGATCAATGTGACGCCGATAAAAAAATGGCAGTTTATCCTTGGGAAGCTGGTCCCTTTCTGGGTGATGGGACTGGTGGTATTTACGCTGGCGCTCACAGTGGAGCGGGTAGTATACGGTATATGGCCGGTGGGCAGTTTCGCGTTGCTGTACCTGTTTGCCGCGGTGTACCTGGTGGCGTTGCTGGGGTTTGGCCTGCTGGTGTCCACCTATACCGATAGCCAGTTGCAGGCGATGTTTGTGGCTTTCTTTTTTGTGATGATTTTTATGTTGATGAGCGGGCTGTTTACCGCGGTGGACAGTATGCCTGGCTGGGCGCAGGACATCGCTGCGCTGACGCCGGTGACACATTTTGTGAAAGTAGTGCGGATGATTGTGCTCAAAGGCAGCACGTTTGCCGATGTGCAGAAAGAGTTCCTGTACCTCGTGGGTTTTGCGGTAGTGCTCAATAGCTGGGCCATCTGGAATTACCGGAAAACCAGTTAG